CAATTGAACCATTGTCATGAATCGTACAAATTCTTATAATACAATAGATTGCCAGCGGAAGGTCTGGGCCTCCCGGAGGTCTATAGGTTATTAATTTAACCAGTTAGGAGGGTGAAATGCCACGAATGATTGAAGTAGCAAGAATAGATGAGATCGAGCCTGGTCATGGAAAACTTATTGAAATCAACGGAACAGAGATAGCCTTATTTAATTGTGACGGGAGTTATTATGCGATTGACAACCAATGTACTCATGTGGGTGGACCGCTATGTGAAGGAAACCTTGAGGGAGATAAGGTCATCTGCCCATGGCACGGAGCAGAGTTCGACGTCAAAACCGGCAATGTACT
This Thermodesulfobacteriota bacterium DNA region includes the following protein-coding sequences:
- a CDS encoding Rieske 2Fe-2S domain-containing protein yields the protein MPRMIEVARIDEIEPGHGKLIEINGTEIALFNCDGSYYAIDNQCTHVGGPLCEGNLEGDKVICPWHGAEFDVKTGNVL